Proteins found in one Amycolatopsis umgeniensis genomic segment:
- a CDS encoding helix-turn-helix transcriptional regulator: MGATAVTSAGPEDAQAALDRVLTGSGAIWVLHGQAGSGRSTVLSGLAQRGRRSGAAVLAVPAGPEPETVLLRLTTQLVELIATLDRPELVSMLSAVAWLRARLESGSGTGPQTTAHDLITVLSTLAPRSRIVLQFDDFDLLPPELATVLTLVAEGARAVGTVTVATTTGRGPAGGPVGKLLAIADGTVGLRPLTAAETTALLPGWTTRAGRIASDPALVSAVRTALGPLFGNPGTVGATIAGLRASGRLSVVDEHVCLTGAGTPIVLPAGQAETLRRLEPRVRRLAAIIAVLSEQGALTLERLPWLASAAALAPSTTGQALDELVRAGILRGGTDGAVEFAVPALADRLRLEHGSRWRAVLHRRIVRDLLDRQPVDPAEVAPHLAELPPSPPDPGTAGLLLAAAAAGKTDLPTARRYRMVALRLLASSDGRFSEVLRAVLKDSLAAGGYGALADDLATVIAPRLADPGPSARLSATVLMCWLGALAHEQRLAELDVVRPLAAEVGRVLDKAPECGRLLDAVNRADRPVAAEAVRALARACGAEDDHLFALGAGILLGALPGDGGRPAEEWLVLTEMPPHEDVAEAAEVLDTVSVLNVLLRGRYQPPTSGFSVDWHTVRQAYREGEWDAALSLARQLEGDRLWWDPPRRHRFASVFAAEIRAQRDQPDRAADWLRRLPFQTSADAYVAWVRCGLRQSAGQHDEALERGWREYTDCRERGVRAGMERLLTRLLHGARQQGDTETLTRLLAELEGLATRSPTASVQEAALVCGGLVRGDMESVRAGVKLARQSGDVFRIAEACTAFGEVSPVPGPSLLEAHRTLKRLDAVVALASVSALLDRHRIAYSPDRTDRTDKAGLDPLERHIVGLIASGRTNRQIAAALQVSEKRIEARLTSLFERTGSQSRVELAAAWLQGRLGPAGS, from the coding sequence ATGGGAGCGACGGCCGTCACGAGTGCCGGACCGGAAGACGCGCAGGCCGCTTTGGACCGGGTGCTCACCGGATCCGGCGCGATCTGGGTGCTGCACGGGCAGGCGGGCAGCGGCCGCAGCACCGTCCTTTCCGGGCTGGCCCAGCGCGGACGCCGCTCCGGCGCCGCCGTGCTGGCCGTGCCCGCCGGTCCCGAGCCCGAGACCGTCCTGCTCCGGCTGACGACCCAGCTGGTCGAGCTGATCGCGACCCTCGACCGGCCCGAGCTGGTCAGCATGCTCAGCGCGGTGGCCTGGCTGCGCGCCCGGCTCGAGTCGGGATCCGGCACCGGACCGCAGACGACGGCCCACGATCTGATCACCGTCCTCTCCACCCTCGCCCCACGCAGCCGGATCGTGCTGCAGTTCGACGACTTCGACCTGCTGCCGCCGGAACTCGCCACCGTGCTCACCCTGGTCGCCGAGGGTGCCCGCGCCGTCGGGACGGTCACCGTCGCGACCACGACCGGACGAGGCCCCGCGGGCGGACCGGTCGGCAAACTGCTCGCGATCGCCGACGGCACGGTCGGCCTCCGTCCGCTGACCGCGGCGGAGACGACGGCGTTGCTGCCCGGCTGGACCACCCGGGCCGGCCGGATCGCGAGCGATCCCGCGCTCGTCAGCGCGGTGCGCACCGCGCTCGGTCCGCTGTTCGGCAATCCCGGCACGGTCGGCGCGACGATCGCGGGCCTGCGCGCCAGCGGAAGGCTGTCGGTCGTCGACGAGCACGTCTGCCTGACCGGCGCGGGAACCCCGATCGTGCTGCCCGCCGGACAGGCGGAGACGCTCAGGCGGCTCGAGCCTCGGGTCCGGCGGCTGGCCGCCATCATCGCGGTGCTGAGCGAACAAGGCGCCCTCACGCTGGAGAGGCTGCCCTGGTTGGCTTCCGCGGCGGCGCTGGCGCCGTCCACCACGGGGCAGGCCCTCGACGAGCTGGTCCGGGCCGGGATCCTTCGCGGCGGGACGGACGGCGCGGTGGAGTTCGCCGTCCCCGCACTGGCCGACAGGCTCCGGCTCGAACACGGCTCGCGCTGGCGCGCCGTGTTGCACCGGCGGATCGTCCGCGACCTCCTCGACAGGCAGCCGGTCGATCCCGCCGAGGTCGCCCCGCATCTCGCCGAACTCCCGCCGTCGCCGCCCGACCCCGGGACGGCGGGACTGCTGCTCGCCGCGGCCGCGGCCGGGAAGACCGACCTGCCGACCGCCCGCCGCTACCGGATGGTGGCGCTCCGGCTGCTCGCCTCATCCGACGGCCGGTTCTCCGAAGTGCTCCGCGCTGTGCTCAAGGACAGTCTCGCGGCCGGTGGCTACGGCGCGCTGGCCGACGACCTCGCCACCGTCATCGCGCCGCGGCTCGCCGACCCCGGGCCGTCCGCCCGGCTGTCCGCCACCGTCCTGATGTGCTGGCTGGGCGCCCTCGCCCACGAGCAACGGCTCGCCGAACTCGACGTCGTCCGACCGCTGGCCGCCGAAGTCGGCCGGGTCCTCGACAAGGCTCCCGAATGCGGTCGGCTGCTCGACGCGGTCAACCGGGCCGACCGGCCGGTGGCCGCCGAGGCGGTGCGGGCGCTCGCGCGTGCGTGCGGCGCGGAGGACGACCACCTGTTCGCCCTCGGCGCCGGGATCCTGCTGGGCGCGTTGCCCGGCGACGGCGGCAGACCCGCCGAGGAGTGGTTGGTACTGACGGAAATGCCACCGCACGAGGACGTCGCCGAAGCCGCCGAGGTCCTCGACACGGTCAGTGTCCTGAATGTCCTGCTGCGCGGCCGCTACCAGCCGCCGACGTCCGGGTTCTCGGTCGATTGGCATACGGTCCGGCAGGCTTACCGCGAGGGCGAGTGGGACGCGGCGCTGTCGCTCGCGCGCCAGCTCGAAGGCGATCGCCTGTGGTGGGATCCGCCCCGCCGCCACCGGTTCGCGAGTGTGTTCGCGGCGGAGATCCGCGCGCAGCGCGACCAGCCGGACCGAGCGGCGGATTGGTTGCGCCGCTTGCCTTTCCAGACTTCCGCCGACGCGTACGTCGCGTGGGTCCGCTGCGGGCTGCGCCAGTCGGCAGGACAGCACGACGAGGCCTTGGAACGGGGCTGGCGGGAGTACACCGACTGCCGCGAACGCGGGGTGCGCGCGGGGATGGAACGCCTGCTCACCCGGCTCCTGCACGGGGCAAGGCAGCAGGGGGACACCGAGACCCTGACCCGCCTGCTGGCCGAACTGGAGGGTCTCGCCACCCGCAGCCCGACGGCCTCGGTCCAGGAAGCGGCCCTGGTGTGCGGCGGCCTCGTGCGCGGGGACATGGAATCGGTGCGCGCGGGGGTCAAACTGGCCCGGCAGTCCGGCGACGTGTTCCGGATCGCGGAGGCGTGCACGGCGTTCGGCGAGGTGAGCCCGGTCCCCGGGCCGTCACTGCTGGAGGCGCATCGGACGTTGAAGCGGCTGGACGCCGTCGTGGCGCTCGCGTCCGTTTCGGCCCTGCTCGATCGGCACCGGATCGCCTACTCGCCGGACAGGACCGACAGGACCGACAAGGCGGGGCTGGATCCCTTGGAGCGCCACATCGTCGGCCTGATCGCGAGCGGCCGCACGAACCGGCAGATCGCGGCGGCGCTGCAGGTCAGCGAGAAGCGCATCGAAGCCAGGCTGACGTCGCTGTTCGAACGCACCGGCAGCCAGTCCCGGGTCGAGTTGGCGGCGGCGTGGCTGCAGGGACGTCTCGGTCCCGCCGGATCCTGA
- a CDS encoding MFS transporter, whose product MSSKARDIATIMVACLAQLMVAIDMTVLHLAVPALTTQLGASAEELLWIADVYGFAMGGLLVTMGNLGDRFGRRRVLLIGVAAFALGSLVAAYAPSAETLIAARALLGVAGAAVLPSTTSLLRAVFTTQRARTAAVGVTAGVSAAGFAIGPIVGGVLLEHFWWGSVFLVNIPVALLILGAARVVPESRSSGRLRLDLPSVLLSIIGLVAVVYALKGAFYVGVWYPEVLGAFAVGGASLWWFARRQRRLEQPLIDLELFRRRGFSASVGSNLVSVFTMSAFALISSQYFQLVLGWSPLRSGLAFVPGAIAALVAGGVLAAKAVRRFGRAPTVSGGLALASVGFGLFGAVNTDSTYVLVLAAQVAFGAGAGLTLTATGDTILGTVPRDRAGAASAISATAYELGGSLGIAVVGSVLSAVYHAELTLPAGVPPDLAAQVRESFSATAAVATGLPEPVATAVRTAAEESFVGGIRTSMLGSAAVMVVLAVVALRSLRGVPKVIETDVPPPQPDPVSEAPGTRI is encoded by the coding sequence ATGAGTTCCAAGGCCCGCGACATCGCGACGATCATGGTGGCCTGCCTGGCGCAGCTGATGGTCGCGATCGACATGACCGTGCTGCATCTGGCCGTCCCGGCGCTGACCACACAGCTCGGCGCTTCGGCCGAAGAACTGCTGTGGATCGCGGACGTCTACGGCTTCGCCATGGGCGGCCTGCTGGTGACCATGGGCAACCTCGGCGACCGGTTCGGCAGGCGGCGGGTGCTCCTGATCGGGGTGGCCGCGTTCGCGCTGGGCTCGCTGGTGGCCGCCTACGCCCCGAGCGCCGAAACGCTCATCGCGGCTCGCGCGCTGCTGGGGGTCGCGGGTGCGGCCGTCCTGCCTTCGACGACTTCGTTGCTGCGCGCGGTTTTCACCACCCAACGGGCACGGACCGCCGCCGTGGGTGTCACCGCCGGGGTGTCGGCCGCGGGCTTCGCGATCGGCCCGATCGTCGGCGGAGTGCTGCTGGAGCACTTCTGGTGGGGCTCGGTCTTCCTGGTCAACATCCCGGTGGCGCTGCTGATCCTCGGCGCCGCCCGCGTCGTGCCCGAATCCCGGTCCAGCGGCAGGCTTCGGCTCGATCTGCCCAGCGTGCTGCTGTCCATCATCGGACTGGTGGCCGTGGTGTACGCGTTGAAGGGCGCGTTCTACGTCGGCGTGTGGTACCCGGAGGTGCTCGGCGCGTTCGCGGTCGGAGGCGCGTCGCTGTGGTGGTTCGCCCGCCGTCAGCGGCGGCTCGAGCAACCGCTGATCGACCTGGAACTGTTCCGGCGCCGAGGATTCTCGGCCTCGGTCGGCTCGAATCTGGTGTCGGTGTTCACGATGTCGGCGTTCGCCCTGATCTCCAGCCAGTATTTCCAGCTCGTCCTGGGCTGGAGCCCGCTGCGCTCCGGGCTGGCGTTCGTACCGGGCGCGATCGCGGCGCTCGTCGCGGGCGGTGTCCTGGCGGCGAAGGCGGTGCGCCGGTTCGGCCGGGCACCGACGGTCTCGGGAGGGCTGGCGCTGGCATCGGTCGGCTTCGGGCTGTTCGGCGCGGTGAACACGGACTCGACGTACGTGCTGGTGCTGGCCGCGCAGGTGGCGTTCGGCGCCGGCGCGGGGCTCACGCTGACCGCCACCGGCGACACCATCCTCGGCACGGTCCCCCGCGACCGCGCCGGCGCCGCGTCGGCGATCTCCGCCACCGCCTACGAACTCGGCGGCTCACTCGGCATCGCGGTGGTCGGCAGCGTGCTGTCGGCCGTCTACCACGCCGAACTGACCCTGCCCGCCGGCGTCCCGCCCGATCTGGCCGCCCAGGTGCGGGAGTCGTTCAGCGCCACGGCGGCGGTCGCGACCGGCCTGCCGGAACCGGTGGCGACGGCGGTCCGCACGGCGGCGGAGGAGTCGTTCGTCGGCGGCATCCGCACCAGCATGCTGGGCAGCGCGGCGGTGATGGTGGTCCTCGCGGTGGTGGCGCTCCGGAGCCTGCGCGGCGTGCCGAAGGTGATCGAGACGGACGTACCCCCTCCGCAGCCCGATCCCGTCTCGGAAGCCCCGGGCACCCGTATTTAG
- a CDS encoding ACP S-malonyltransferase — MDSFTDAVLFPGMGPARAAELGRFLVIDPSARRLLGAAEHALGRSLLDPLARRGEEYNEHTQIAFVLASLALAERAEREHGLAPVAVGGASFGERAAVVRGGALPVEDLVRLVDAVARREREYFETAHQDLVSQFIVRTPETALGEILDGIGHELSGRFDDEVHLVTLRETKLDEFVRRVRASGGYALTTMRPAAHARMLGGLRDRLAEEVFGGFVFSDPVLPIVSDQDGGPVRTGEEAASLLLESTVNAVRLPGLVHRFARLGVGRVLVAGPDHLLHRLPGLTSAFTLLRADIRDTLKPKPRPRLPEAVAA; from the coding sequence GTGGACAGTTTCACGGATGCCGTCCTCTTCCCCGGTATGGGCCCCGCCCGTGCCGCGGAACTGGGCAGGTTCCTCGTCATCGACCCGTCGGCTCGGCGCCTGCTCGGCGCGGCGGAGCACGCGCTCGGCCGCTCCCTGCTGGATCCGCTCGCCAGAAGGGGCGAAGAGTACAACGAGCACACCCAGATCGCGTTCGTGCTCGCGTCGCTGGCGCTGGCCGAACGGGCCGAGCGGGAGCACGGGCTGGCACCGGTCGCGGTCGGCGGCGCCAGCTTCGGTGAACGCGCGGCCGTGGTCCGCGGCGGTGCTCTTCCCGTCGAGGATCTCGTCCGGCTCGTCGACGCCGTCGCACGCCGGGAACGGGAGTATTTCGAGACGGCGCATCAGGATCTCGTCAGCCAGTTCATCGTGCGGACGCCGGAGACGGCGCTCGGCGAGATCCTCGACGGGATCGGCCACGAGCTCTCCGGCCGGTTCGACGACGAGGTCCACCTCGTGACCCTGCGTGAGACGAAGCTGGACGAGTTCGTCCGGCGGGTGCGGGCCTCGGGCGGATACGCGCTCACGACCATGCGTCCCGCCGCCCACGCGCGGATGCTCGGCGGGCTGCGCGACAGGCTGGCGGAAGAGGTCTTCGGCGGGTTCGTCTTTTCGGATCCGGTGCTGCCGATCGTGTCCGATCAGGACGGAGGACCGGTCCGGACCGGTGAGGAGGCGGCGTCGCTCCTGCTGGAGTCGACGGTCAACGCTGTCCGGCTGCCCGGGCTGGTCCACCGGTTCGCCAGGCTCGGCGTCGGCCGGGTCCTCGTCGCCGGTCCGGACCACCTGCTGCACCGGCTGCCCGGACTGACGTCGGCGTTCACCCTGCTGCGCGCCGACATCCGGGACACGCTGAAACCGAAACCCCGGCCCCGCCTGCCCGAGGCGGTGGCGGCATGA
- a CDS encoding class I adenylate-forming enzyme family protein, with protein MFAKIYSPDAVTGGAAFEQQALRVAEVLRDRGVGSGDRVLLKADNTLAYLTILVALMHVGASVVLVDHMEHADRTAETITGSGVVLAVIDDDAPMPPDAPAAYTYEIMVAAADRTPTDVQLRFDVWEKLPDSLVMWSSGSTGVPKGVAKNGARFLKNLERNADLVGHVAEDVLLPLLPFNHQYGLSMVMIAWLRDCSLVIAPYRRPDRALRLAGRAGATVVDATPSTYRSLFNIIGKRPALKAEFSRVRMLCSGAAPLEPGVVAQSDELFGMPLLDSYGSTEMGNVAFANIGNPRGCGQIVEGLTLEVRADDGTVLPDGEVGELFVLDPDLMEGYLDGTGQVLPADRGWYATGDLGRLDADGNLFVVGRKRAVHRNGHTLHPEVIEHRLAGEGCSAKIVALPDQRRGSSLVFVVEDDAQRDSRYWRDRICGVLPPAEQPNRVLVTDQFPLNRNGKPDRKRLEQFAAAEQL; from the coding sequence ATGTTCGCGAAGATCTATTCCCCCGACGCGGTCACCGGCGGCGCGGCCTTCGAACAGCAGGCGCTCCGCGTCGCCGAAGTGCTGCGGGACCGCGGTGTCGGCTCCGGTGACCGTGTCCTGCTCAAGGCCGACAACACGTTGGCCTATCTGACGATCCTCGTCGCGCTGATGCATGTCGGCGCGTCGGTGGTGCTCGTCGATCACATGGAGCACGCCGACCGCACGGCCGAGACGATCACCGGTTCCGGTGTCGTCCTGGCGGTGATCGACGACGACGCGCCGATGCCTCCGGACGCGCCCGCGGCCTACACCTACGAGATCATGGTGGCCGCCGCCGACCGGACCCCGACCGACGTCCAGTTGCGTTTCGACGTCTGGGAAAAGCTGCCCGACAGTCTCGTGATGTGGTCGTCCGGCTCGACCGGCGTCCCCAAAGGCGTCGCGAAGAACGGCGCACGGTTCCTGAAGAACCTGGAACGCAACGCCGATCTGGTCGGTCACGTCGCCGAAGACGTCCTCCTGCCGTTGCTGCCGTTCAACCACCAGTACGGCCTTTCGATGGTGATGATCGCGTGGCTGCGGGACTGCTCGCTGGTGATCGCGCCCTATCGCCGTCCTGACCGGGCACTGCGCCTGGCCGGACGTGCCGGCGCGACGGTCGTCGACGCGACGCCGTCCACCTATCGGAGCCTGTTCAACATCATCGGCAAACGTCCGGCGCTCAAAGCGGAATTCTCCCGCGTGCGCATGCTGTGCAGCGGCGCCGCCCCGCTCGAACCCGGCGTCGTGGCGCAATCCGACGAGCTCTTCGGCATGCCGCTGCTCGACAGTTACGGCAGCACCGAAATGGGCAACGTCGCCTTCGCGAATATCGGGAATCCGCGTGGCTGTGGGCAAATCGTCGAAGGACTGACGCTGGAGGTGCGCGCCGACGACGGCACCGTGCTGCCCGACGGCGAAGTCGGCGAACTGTTCGTGCTCGACCCGGACCTCATGGAGGGTTACCTCGACGGCACCGGACAGGTGCTCCCTGCCGACCGCGGCTGGTACGCCACCGGCGACCTCGGCCGTCTCGACGCGGACGGGAACCTGTTCGTGGTGGGGCGCAAACGCGCGGTGCACCGCAACGGGCACACCCTGCATCCCGAGGTGATCGAGCACCGGCTGGCCGGAGAGGGCTGCTCCGCGAAGATCGTCGCGCTGCCCGACCAGCGTCGCGGATCGAGCCTGGTGTTCGTCGTCGAGGACGACGCACAGCGGGACTCGCGCTACTGGCGTGACCGGATCTGCGGCGTGCTGCCCCCGGCCGAGCAGCCGAACCGCGTCCTCGTCACCGATCAGTTCCCGTTGAACCGCAACGGGAAACCGGACCGGAAGCGGCTCGAGCAGTTCGCCGCGGCCGAACAACTCTGA
- a CDS encoding flavin monoamine oxidase family protein, with protein sequence MTMSPVEERVLPRQRAEAAPPTSMLCPDFPFAYDDWIRHPAGIGRVPRQAHGTEVAVIGGGLSGMVAAYELMKLGLKPVIYEAEQLGGRMRSVSLPGYPDAVAELGAMRFPPSAGALFHYIDKVGLETTPFPNPLSPASPSTVINLHGENHWARTSADLPAVYREVNDAWTKTLQEQADLSLMEDAIRRRDITTIKALWNHLVTKFDNVSFYGFLTSSPLFSSFEHREIFGQVGFGCGGWDTDFPNSALEILRVICTDTSDEHHRILGGCQQLPLGLWADEPADLEYWPSGTSLKSLHGGEPRPAVVRIDRTGRGFTIEDANRDVRTYPAAIFAAQNWNLLSGMKSDDALLPQPVWTALERTHYMGASKLFVITDRPFWLDQDPETGRDVMSTTLTDRIPRGVYLIDNGPDEPGTMLLSYTWNDDSLKVASLTPDERLDVMLSALAKIYPGVDIRSHMIGPPIAITWETQPHFKGAFKSCLPGSYRYQRRLFTQFMQRDAADHHRGFFLAGDDVAWIAGFSESAVTTALNAVWGVVEHLGGGTHPDNPGPGDVFDEIAPVSLD encoded by the coding sequence ATGACCATGTCTCCCGTCGAAGAACGCGTCCTGCCCCGCCAGCGGGCCGAGGCGGCGCCGCCGACGAGCATGCTGTGCCCCGATTTCCCGTTCGCCTACGACGACTGGATCCGCCACCCCGCCGGCATCGGCCGCGTGCCACGCCAGGCGCACGGCACCGAGGTCGCGGTGATCGGCGGCGGACTGTCCGGGATGGTGGCCGCCTACGAGCTGATGAAGCTCGGCCTGAAGCCGGTGATCTACGAGGCCGAGCAGCTCGGCGGCCGGATGCGCTCGGTCAGCCTGCCCGGCTACCCGGACGCCGTCGCCGAACTGGGCGCGATGCGCTTCCCGCCGTCCGCGGGCGCTCTTTTCCACTACATCGACAAGGTGGGGCTGGAGACGACGCCGTTCCCCAACCCGCTCTCCCCCGCGTCGCCGAGCACGGTGATCAACCTGCACGGCGAGAACCACTGGGCCCGCACGTCCGCCGACCTCCCCGCGGTGTATCGCGAGGTCAACGACGCCTGGACGAAGACGCTGCAGGAGCAGGCGGATCTGTCGCTGATGGAGGACGCCATCCGGCGTCGTGACATCACGACCATCAAGGCGCTGTGGAACCATCTGGTCACCAAGTTCGACAACGTGTCGTTCTACGGGTTCCTGACCTCTTCCCCGCTGTTCTCCTCCTTCGAGCACCGCGAGATCTTCGGCCAGGTCGGCTTCGGCTGCGGCGGCTGGGACACCGACTTCCCCAACTCCGCGCTCGAAATCCTGCGGGTGATCTGCACCGACACCAGCGACGAGCACCACCGGATCCTCGGCGGCTGCCAGCAGCTGCCGCTCGGGCTGTGGGCCGACGAGCCCGCCGACCTCGAATACTGGCCGTCCGGCACGTCGCTGAAGAGCCTGCACGGCGGCGAGCCGCGTCCGGCGGTGGTGCGGATCGACCGGACCGGCCGCGGGTTCACCATCGAGGACGCGAACCGCGACGTGCGCACCTATCCGGCGGCGATCTTCGCCGCGCAGAACTGGAATCTGCTCTCGGGGATGAAGAGCGACGACGCCCTGCTGCCTCAGCCGGTCTGGACCGCGCTGGAGCGTACGCACTACATGGGCGCGTCGAAGCTGTTCGTCATCACCGACAGGCCGTTCTGGCTCGATCAGGACCCGGAGACCGGCCGCGACGTGATGAGCACGACGCTCACCGACCGCATCCCGCGCGGGGTCTACCTGATCGACAACGGCCCCGACGAGCCCGGCACGATGCTGCTTTCCTACACGTGGAACGACGACTCGCTGAAGGTCGCTTCGCTGACCCCGGACGAGCGGCTCGACGTGATGCTCTCCGCGCTGGCCAAGATCTACCCCGGCGTCGACATCCGCTCCCACATGATCGGCCCGCCGATCGCGATCACCTGGGAGACCCAGCCGCATTTCAAGGGCGCCTTCAAATCCTGCCTCCCCGGCAGCTACCGCTACCAGCGGCGGCTGTTCACCCAGTTCATGCAGCGCGACGCCGCCGACCACCACCGCGGCTTCTTCCTGGCCGGCGACGACGTCGCGTGGATCGCCGGTTTCTCCGAGAGCGCGGTCACCACCGCGCTGAACGCCGTGTGGGGCGTCGTCGAGCACCTGGGCGGCGGCACCCATCCGGACAACCCCGGTCCCGGCGACGTGTTCGACGAGATCGCCCCGGTGAGCCTGGATTGA